Proteins from a genomic interval of Chionomys nivalis chromosome 7, mChiNiv1.1, whole genome shotgun sequence:
- the Cacna1h gene encoding voltage-dependent T-type calcium channel subunit alpha-1H isoform X3, with the protein MLVIMLNCVTLGMFRPCEDVECRSERCSILEAFDDFIFAFFAVEMVIKMVALGLFGQKCYLGDTWNRLDFFIVMAGMMEYSLDGHNVSLSAIRTVRVLRPLRAINRVPSMRILVTLLLDTLPMLGNVLLLCFFVFFIFGIVGVQLWAGLLRNRCFLDSTFVRNNNLTFLRPYYQTEEGEENPFICSSRRDNGMQKCSHIPNRRELRVQCTLGWEAYGQPQTEDGGAGRNACINWNQYYNVCRSGEFNPHNGAINFDNIGYAWIAIFQVITLEGWVDIMYYVMDAHSFYNFIYFILLIIVGSFFMINLCLVVIATQFSETKQRENQLMREQRARYLSNDSTLASFSEPGSCYEELLKYVGHIFRKVKRRSLRLYARWQSRWRKKVDPSSTLHGQGPGRRPRRPGRRTASVHHLVYHHHHHHHHHYHFSHSGPRRPSPEPGAGDTRLVRACVPPSPPSPGHGPPDSESVHSIYHADCHVEGPQERARVARSIATAASLKLASGLGTMNYPTILPSGTVNSKGATSPRFKGLRGAGTPGPAARSPQSLGSPSPYEKIQHVVGEQGLGRAPSHLSGLSVPCPLPSPQAGTLTCELKSCPYCASALEDPEFDFSGSESGDSDAHGVYEFTQDVRHGDCRDPVQQPNEVDTPGRGSERRRPPRRPASEPGGLGRLWASFSGKLRRIVDSKYFNRGIMAAILVNTLSMGVEYHEQPDELTNALEISNIVFTSMFALEMLLKLLACGLLGYIRNPYNIFDGIVVVISVWEIVGQADGGLSVLRTFRLLRVLKLVRFLPALRRQLVVLMRTMDNVATFCMLLMLFIFIFSILGMHLFGCKFSLKTDSGDTVPDRKNFDSLLWAIVTVFQILTQEDWNVVLYNGMASTSSWAALYFVALMTFGNYVLFNLLVAILVEGFQAEGDATRSDTDEDKTSTHLEEDFEKLRDLQATEMKMYSLAVTPNGHLEGRGSLPPPLITHTAATPMPTPKSSPHLDVAHVLLDPQHSSSGPVDPQLGDQKSPASLRSSPSTPWGPNSAGSSRRSSWNSLGRAPSLKRRSQCGERESLLSGEGKGSTDDEAEDGRPGVGAHPEASPGPRATPLRRAESLDHRSTLDLCHSPRPAALLPTKFHDCNGQMVALPSEFFLRIDSHKEDAAEFDDDIEDSCCFRLHKVLEPYAPQWCRSRESWALYLFPPQNRLRVSCQKVIAHKMFDHVVLAFIFLNCVTIALERPDIDPGSTERAFLSVSNYIFTAIFVVEMMVKVVALGLLWGEHAYLQSSWNVLDGLLVLVSLVDIIVAMASAGGAKILGVLRVLRLLRTLRPLRVISRAPGLKLVVETLISSLRPIGNIVLICCAFFIIFGILGVQLFKGKFYYCEGSDTRNITTKAECHAAHYRWVRRKYNFDNLGQALMSLFVLSSKDGWVNIMYDGLDAVGIDQQPVQNHNPWMLLYFISFLLIVSFFVLNMFVGVVVENFHKCRQHQEAEEARRREEKRLRRLERRRRSKAAPEVAEAQRRPYYADYSHTRRSIHSLCTSHYLDLFITFIICLNVITMSMEHYNQPKSLDEALKYCNYVFTIVFVFEAALKLVAFGFRRFFKDRWNQLDLAIVLLSIMGIALEEIEMNAALPINPTIIRIMRVLRIARVLKLLKMATGMRALLDTVVQALPQVGNLGLLFMLLFFIYAALGVELFGRLECSEDNPCEGLSRHATFTNFGMAFLTLFRVSTGDNWNGIMKDTLRECAREDKHCLSYLPALSPVYFVTFVLVAQFVLVNVVVAVLMKHLEESNKEAREDAEMDAEIELEMAQGSAAQPPSVAQESPGTQPDSPNLLVVRKVSVSRMLSLPNDSYMFRPVAPAIVPHPHPLQEVEMETYAGPVTSAHSPPLEPRASFQVPSAASSPARASDPLRALSPRGTPRSLSLSRILCRQFSRPRKTVLGAQTPRQSSSPCTHSIADTSSEVSEEAMHTESLEGQVDDAGEENIPDHTEPAENTSTRQVPLGSLRSPPCSPRPASVRTRKHTFGQRCISSRPPTLGGDEAEAADPADEEVSHITSSAHPWSATEPHSPEASPTASPAAKGAVGSGRDPRRFCSVDAQSFLDKPGRADVQRWPSVELDSGDSHLESGEGRGRASELEPALGARRKKKMSPPCISIEPPAEDEGSSRPPAAEGGNTTLRRRTPSCEAALHRDCLEFTEGPGAGGDAVAKGERWGQASCRAEHLTVPNFAFEPLDKGGPGGDSFLDSDQSVTTEPRVSLSGAIVPLVHHETEPSVPSGDPPEKGQGLYLTVPQAPLKKPGSPPATPAPDDSGDEPV; encoded by the exons GCAGCATCTTGGAG GCCTTTGACGACTTCATCTTTGCCTTCTTCGCTGTGGAGATGGTTATCAAGATGGTGGCTTTGGGGCTGTTTGGGCAGAAGTGCTATCTGGGTGACACCTGGAACAGGCTGGACTTCTTCATTGTCATGGCGGG CATGATGGAGTATTCTCTAGACGGACACAACGTGAGCCTCTCCGCCATCCGCACGGTGCGTGTGCTGCGGCCCCTCCGCGCCATCAATCGGGTCCCCA GCATGCGGATCCTGGTCACTCTGCTGCTGGACACGCTGCCCATGCTTGGGAATGtccttctcctctgcttcttcgtCTTCTTCATCTTCGGCATTGTTGGGGTCCAGCTCTGGGCTGGCCTGCTGCGGAACCGCTGCTTCCTGGACAGCACCTTCGTCAG GAACAACAACCTGACCTTCCTGCGTCCATACTACCAAACAGAAGAGGGTGAGGAGAACCCTTTCATCTGTTCCTCACGCCGCGACAATGGCATGCAGAAGTGCTCGCACATCCCCAACCGTCGTGAGCTTCGTGTGCAATGCACTCTTGGCTGGGAGGCCTACGGGCAGCCACAGACTGAGGATGGGGGTGCTGGCCGCAATGCCTGCATCAACTGGAACCAGTACTACAATGTGTGCCGCTCAGGGGAATTCAACCCTCACAACGGCGCCATTAACTTTGACAACATCGGCTACGCTTGGATCGCCATCTTTCAG GTCATCACCCTGGAGGGCTGGGTGGATATCATGTACTACGTCATGGATGCCCACTCGTTCTACAACTTCATCTACTTCATCCTGCTCATCATT GTGGGCTCCTTCTTCATGATCAACCTATGTCTGGTGGTGATCGCCACGCAGTTCTCAGAGACCAAGCAGAGGGAAAACCAGCTGATGCGTGAACAGCGGGCCCGCTATCTGTCCAACGACAGCACGCTGGCCAGCTTCTCGGAGCCCGGCAGCTGCTACGAGGAGCTCCTCAAGTATGTGGGCCACATCTTCCGCAAGGTTAAGCGCCGCAGCCTGCGCCTTTACGCCCGCTGGCAGAGCCGGTGGCGTAAGAAGGTGGACCCCAGCAGCACCCTGCATGGCCAAGGCCCTGGGCGGCGGCCACGGCGGCCAGGCAGGCGCACAGCTTCCGTGCACCACCTGgtttaccatcaccaccaccaccatcatcaccattaccactTCAGCCACAGTGGCCCACGCCGTCCCAGCCCAGAGCCGGGTGCCGGTGACACCAGGTTGGTCCGGGCCTGTGTGCCCCCATCGCCACCATCCCCAGGCCATGGGCCACCAGACTCTGAGTCTGTGCACAGTATCTATCATGCTGACTGCCATGTGGAGGGGCCACAGGAGAGAGCCCGGGTGGCCCGCTCCATAGCCACTGCTGCCAGTCTCAAGCTGGCCTCAGGTCTGGGCACCATGAACTACCCCAccatcctgccttcaggaacAGTCAACAGCAAAGGTGCCACCAGCCCACGCTTCAAGGGGCTCCGGGGTGCCGGAACCCCGGGTCCTGCAGCTCGAAGTCCTCAGAGCCTGGGCAGCCCCAGCCCCTACGAGAAGATCCAGCATGTGGTTGGGGAACAAG GACTAGGCCGAGCCCCCAGCCACCTGTCGGGCCTGAGCGTGCCCTGCCCCCTGCCCAGCCCCCAGGCGGGCACGCTGACCTGTGAGCTGAAGAGCTGCCCATATTGTGCCAGCGCCCTGGAGGACCCTGAGTTTGACTTCAGTGGCTCAGAGAGTGGAGACTCAGATGCCCACGGAGTCTATGAGTTTACGCAGGATGTGCGACATGGGGATTGCCGGGACCCGGTGCAGCAGCCCAATGAAGTGGACACGCCAGGTCGTGGCAGTGAGAGGCGGCGGCCACCTCGGCGGCCAGCCTCAGAGCCAGGAGGGCTAGGCCGCCTCTGGGCTTCCTTCAGTGGCAAGCTGCGTCGCATCGTAGACAGCAAGTACTTCAACAGGGGCATTATGGCTGCCATCCTTGTCAACACTCTGAGCATGGGCGTTGAGTATCATGAGCAG CCTGATGAGCTGACCAATGCCCTGGAGATAAGCAATATCGTGTTCACCAGCATGTTCGCCCTGGAGATGCTGCTGAAGCTGCTGGCCTGTGGCCTGCTGGGCTACATCCGGAACCCTTACAACATCTTCGACGGCATTGTGGTTGTCATCAG CGTCTGGGAGATCGTGGGGCAGGCGGATGGTGGCCTGTCCGTGCTCCGCACGTTCCGGCTGCTGCGGGTGCTGAAGCTGGTGCGTTTCCTGCCGGCCCTGCGGCGGCAGCTGGTGGTGCTCATGAGGACCATGGACAACGTGGCCACCTTCTGCATGCTGCTCATgctcttcatcttcatcttcag CATCCTGGGCATGCACCTGTTTGGCTGTAAGTTCAGCCTGAAGACAGACTCTGGAGACACGGTCCCTGACCGGAAGAACTTCGACTCCCTGCTGTGGGCCATCGTCACGGTGTTCCAG ATCCTGACGCAGGAAGACTGGAACGTGGTCCTCTACAACGGCATGGCTTCCACCTCCTCCTGGGCTGCCCTTTACTTCGTGGCCCTGATGACCTTTGGGAACTACGTGCTCTTCAACCTGCTGGTAGCCATCCTGGTGGAAGGCTTCCAGGCAGAG GGGGATGCCACCAGGTCTGACACGGACGAGGATAAGACATCTACCCACTTAGAGGAAGATTTTGAGAAGCTCAGAGATCTTCAGGCCACAG AGATGAAGATGTACTCACTGGCTGTGACCCCTAATGGGCACCTAGAGGGCCGGGGCAGCCTTCCGCCTCCTCTTATCACACACACAGCAGCTACGCCTATGCCCACTCCCAAGAGCTCCCCACACCTGGATGTGGCCCATGTTCTCCTGGACCCACAGCACAGCAGCAGTGGTCCGGTGGACCCCCAACTGGGGGACCAGAAGTCTCCG GCCAGCCTCCGCAGTTCCCCCAGTACCCCGTGGGGCCCCAACAGCGCTGGGAGCAGCCGCCGCTCCAGCTGGAACAGCCTGGGCCGCGCACCCAGTCTCAAACGCCGCAGCCAGTGTGGGGAGCGCGAGTCGCTGCTCTCCGGTGAGGGAAAGGGCAGCACGGATGACGAGGCCGAGGACGGCAGACCAGGCGTGGGAGCCCACCCGGAAGCCTCGCCGGGGCCCCGTGCCACCCCACTGAGGCGGGCCGAGTCACTGGACCACCGCAGCACCCTGGACCTATGTCACAGCCCGCGGCCCGCTGCCCTCCTACCCACCAAGTTCCACGACTGCAACGGGCAGATGGTGGCCCTGCCCAGCGAGTTCTTCCTGCGCATCGACAGCCACAAGGAGGATGCAGCCGAGTTTGATGATGATATAGAGGAT AGCTGCTGCTTCCGCCTACACAAAGTGCTAGAACCCTATGCGCCCCAGTGGTGTCGCAGCCGGGAGTCCTGGGCCCTGTACCTCTTCCCACCGCAGAACAG GCTACGCGTCTCCTGCCAGAAGGTCATTGCACACAAGATGTTTGACCATGTGGTCCTTGCCTTCATCTTCCTCAACTGCGTCACCATTGCCCTGGAGAGGCCGGACATTGATCCAGGCAGCACT GAGAGGGCCTTCCTCAGCGTCTCCAACTACATCTTCACAGCCATCTTCGTGGTAGAGATGATGGTGAAG GTGGTAGCCCTGGGACTGCTGTGGGGTGAGCACGCCTACCTGCAGAGCAGCTGGAATGTCTTGGATGGGCTTCTTGTCCTGGTGTCCCTGGTTGACATTATCGTGGCCATGGCCTCAGCTGGCGGTGCCAAGATCCTAGGCGTTCTGCGTGTGCTGCGCCTGCTTCGGACCCTGCGGCCTCTGAG GGTCATCAGCCGAGCTCCGGGCCTCAAGCTGGTTGTAGAGACTCTGATCTCATCGCTCAGGCCCATTGGGAACATCGTCCTCATCTGCTGCGCCTTCTTCATTATCTTTGGCATCCTCGGGGTGCAG CTTTTTAAGGGCAAATTCTACTACTGCGAGGGCTCGGATACCAGGAACATCACCACCAAGGCCGAGTGCCACGCCGCCCACTACCGCTGGGTGAGGCGCAAGTACAACTTTGACAACCTGGGTCAG GCGCTGATGTCCCTGTTTGTGCTGTCGTCCAAGGATGGCTGGGTGAACATCATGTATGATGGGCTTGACGCTGTGGGCATTGACCAGCAG CCCGTGCAGAACCACAACCCCTGGATGCTGCTGTACTTCATCTCCTTCCTGCTCATCGTCAGCTTCTTCGTGCTCAACATGTTCGTGGGCGTGGTGGTGGAGAACTTCCACAAGTGCCGCCAGCACCAGGAGGCCGAGGAGGCGCGGCGGCGCGAGGAGAAGCGGCTGCGGCGCCTGGAGAGGAGGCGCAGGAGTAAGGCGGCCCCCGAGGTGGCGG AGGCCCAGCGCCGGCCCTACTATGCGGACTACTCACATACGCGCCGCTCCATCCACTCGCTGTGTACCAGCCACTACCTGGACCTCTTCATCACCTTCATCATCTGCCTCAACGTCATCACCATGTCCATGGAGCACTACAACCAGCCCAAG TCTCTGGATGAGGCCCTCAAGTACTGCAACTATGTCTTTACCATCGTCTTCGTCTTTGAGGCTGCATTGAAGCTGGTGGCCTTTGGGTTCCGGAGGTTCTTCAAGGACAG GTGGAACCAGCTGGACTTGGCCATAGTCCTCCTGTCCATCATGGGCATTGCGCTGGAGGAAATTGAGATGAATGCTGCCCTGCCCATCAACCCCACCATCATCCGCATCATGCGCGTGCTTCGCATCGCCCGTG TGCTGAAGCTACTGAAGATGGCCACAGGCATGCGTGCCCTGCTGGATACTGTGGTTCAAGCTCTGCCTCAGGTAG GGAACCTTGGTCTTCTTTTCATGCTCCTGTTTTTTATCTATGCTGCCCTGGGAGTGGAGCTGTTTGGGAGGCTAG AGTGCAGCGAGGACAATCCCTGTGAGGGCCTGAGCAGGCACGCTACCTTCACCAACTTCGGCATGGCCTTCCTCACACTGTTCCGAGTGTCCACGGGGGACAACTGGAATGGGATCATGAAG GACACTCTGCGTGAATGCGCCCGTGAGGACAAGCACTGCCTCAGCTACCTGCCTGCGCTCTCGCCTGTCTACTTCGTCACCTTCGTGCTGGTTGCCCAGTTCGTGTTGGTCAATGTGGTGGTGGCTGTGCTCATGAAACACCTGGAGGAGAGCAACAAAGAGGCCCGCGAGGATGCTGAGATGGATGCCGAGATtgagctggagatggctcaggggtctGCAGCCCAGCCCCCGTCTGTAGCACAG GAAAGCCCGGGTACCCAGCCAGACTCTCCAAACCTCCTGGTCGTGCGCAAAGTGTCTGTGTCCAGGATGCTCTCCCTGCCCAATGACAGCTACATGTTCCGGCCCGTGGCTCCCGCCATCGTCCCACACCCTCACCCGCTGCAGGAAGTGGAGATGGAGACCTACGCTG GCCCAGTCACCTCTGCTCACTCACCGCCCCTGGAGCCCCGTGCCTCCTTCCAGGTACCATCAGCTGCATCCTCCCCAGCCAGGGCCAGCGATCCCCTTCGTGCCCTTTCACCCCGAGGTACACCCCGCTCTCTGAGCCTCTCACGGATCCTCTGCAGACAG TTCTCCAGGCCCCGGAAGACTGTCTTAGGAGCTCAGACGCCCAGGCAGAGTTCTTCTCCGTGTACCCACAGTATAGCAGATACATCCtctgaagtctcagag GAGGCCATGCACACCGAGTCCCTGGAAGGTCAGGTTGATGATGCTGGAGAAGAGAACATCCCAGACCACACAGAGCCTGCCGAAAATACCTCCACAAGGCAGGTGCCTCTGGGCTCCCTGCGgtcccctccctgctccccacGACCTGCCAGTGTCCGTACTCGCAAGCACACTTTCGGGCAGCGCTGCATCTCCAGCCGCCCTCCCACCTTGGGAGGAGATGAGGCGGAAGCAGCGGACCCAGCAGACGAGGAGGTCAGCCACATCACCAGCTCAGCCCACCCCTGGTCGGCCACAGAGCCCCACAGCCCGGAGGCCTCCCCAACAGCCTCCCCTGCTGCCAAAGGTGCGGTGGGCAGTGGGCGGGACCCACGCAGGTTCTGCAGTGTAGACGCTCAGAGCTTCCTGGACAAACCAGGTAGGGCAGATGTCCAGCGGTGGCCCTCTGTGGAACTGGATAGTGGAGACAGCCACCTGGAGtccggggaggggaggggccgGGCCTCAGAGCTCGAACCAGCTCTTGGTGCAcgaaggaagaagaagatgagCCCTCCCTGCATCTCCATCGAACCTCCCGCTGAGGATGAGGGCTCCTCCCGGCCGCCTGCAGCCGAAGGTGGCAACACTACCCTGAGGCGCCGAACCCCATCCTGCGAAGCTGCCCTCCACAGGGACTGCCTCGAGTTCACAGAGGGCCCAGGCGCTGGAGGGGATGCTGTTGCCAAGGGTGAGCGCTGGGGCCAGGCCTCCTGCCGGGCAGAGCACCTGACCGTCCCCAACTTTGCCTTCGAGCCTCTGGACAAGGGGGGACCTGGTGGAGACTCTTTCTTGGACAGTGACCAAAGCGTGACCACAGAACCCAGAGTTTCTTTGTCGGGGGCTATAGTGCCACTTGTTCACCATGAAACTGAACCTTCTGTGCCCTCTGGCGACCCTCCAGAGAAGGGACAAGGACTGTACCTCACTGTGCCCCAGGCCCCCTTGAAGAAACCAGGGTCTCCCCCAGCCACCCCTGCCCCAGATGACAGTGGAGATGAGCCTGTGTAG